In Yamadazyma tenuis chromosome 7, complete sequence, the sequence ACAAAGTGACGTTTGAAATTGTCAACGATCCTTTGGTGGCCTTGAAAAATGCAAATATCATTGTCACTGATACTTGGATCTCCATGGGCGAAGAAGCGGAAAAACTCGAAAAACTCAAGCAGTTTGCCAACTTTCAGATCAACCAAGATATGTTGAAAAAAGCCGGTGTGCTGGACAACTGGAAGTTTATGCACTGTTTACCAAGACATCAAGAAGAGGTGCACGATGATGTGTTCTACAGCGACAACTCAGTGGTGtttcaagaaggtgaaAACAGATTGTATGCTGCGTTGGCTGTAATGGAAGGGTTTGTCATTAACAAGggtgatttgttgaatgcAGTTGATGAGGAGGTCTAATTGGAGATGTTTAGACAAAACATGGGATATCATCAAAGCAAGTAAATGTGTAAATGTGAAAGGATCGTTGTGGCTGCAATGAGTGGTGTTTGCGTGTTTATCCCACTtcaaagtggtgatgattgCCAGTGGCTTTTGGTGTGGATCCGTCTATTATATACTTTTGTTTTGTATACGAAAATCATATAAATTTACCCATTCAGCAACTGACTTGTCTATGAAGTTTCTGATCCCAAATGTTGCAGCAATGCGATCTCCGTGTGAATCATTGCTCAATTAGTCTCATGTACGTTCGCATTGGGAACCTGGACTTGAATAGCACTATATAGGTATATTATCCTTACGCCATAATAACCTGTATGTGTGTACTCTATCGCTACTTACGCCATAATAACCCGATACTATACTATTCATAGCATCTCTCTGGCACAAAACGCCCACTTAACTCCACAGTATTCGCGAGTTTCCTAATCGGGCCGTATCTTGGTGGGTGTCCGAAACTCCTATAAAAAGGAGGCTCGATCCCACAGTTTGCCCTCACACCAAATTATTTCAACATGACTACTTCAGTATTCGTTTCTGGTGCTACTGGGTTCATTGCCCAACATGTGGTTCAACAATTGATCCAAAAGGGCTATAAGGTCGTTGGTACCGTCAGATCCACCGAAAAAGGTGACAGATTAAAAGCCAATTTGAAGAGCGACAACTTTGAGTACGAAATTGTCAAGGATATTGCCGAGGAGCATGCCTTTGACGAGGCGTTGAAGAAACACCCAGAGGTCACGGTGTTCTTGCACACGGCGTCGCCTTTCCACTTCAATGTCACCGATGTGCAaaaagacttgttggatCCTGCTGTTAAGGGTACCACCAATGCCTTGAGCTCCATCAAGAAATACGGCCCCCAGATCAAGAAGGTCGTGGTCACTTCGTCATACGCGGCAGTGGCTCCACCAATCGGCGTATTGGGCCCTGAATTCACGGTAGACGAAACAAGCTGGAACCCAACCACTCTCGAAGAAGCCTTGTCAAGCCCCGGGTTGGGCTACAGAGGCTCCAAGACCTTTGCCGAAAGAGCCGCCTGGGCGTTCTTGGACACCGAGAAGCCCACCTTCACGTTGAACACCGTCAACCCTTCGTTCGTGTTTGGCCCACAGGTGTTTGACAGTGAGGTTTCTGCCACCTTGAACACCTCGTCGGAAGTGCTCAATTCCTTCACCAGATTGTCACCCACTGACGACGTTCCTGTGGTCAAAGGGGGATACGTCGACGTTCGTGACGTGGCCAGAGCTCACTTGCACGCGTTTGAAAGCGACGTCACTGGGTTCAGATACTTGTTGCTGACAGGTCCATTTGTGGGCCAAGACATCATCGATGTCATCAGAGACAACATTCCGCAATTGAAAGACCAGGTTCCTAAGGGAGTACCCGGTAGTGGAGCAgaggaaatcaaaaagctcAATGGAGTGGATAATTCCAAAACTGCTGCCAAGATCGGACCTTTTATTGATCTTAAGAAAACAGTGGTGGACTCGATTGAGCAGATTCTTGCTGTCAATTCCAAGTAGACGGTGAAATTTCTCCTGTTTTAGTTAGGAATATAAATAACCCCCCCTTATTTTAATTACACGTTGTATATATATTTGTAGCACACTCCTGCGCATTGCCTTGCGCATTGCCTTGACACATTGTCTCTTGCTCGTtcagaaaaaaaaaatctAAAGGCTTTCGATTGCAACCGTCCTGCAGCAATGGTCGAATCTCAAGAATTAAGTTGCCAAGTTTATATATTCAAAATTTTTTATCCCATGTTAAATAAGCTTCTTTATTCAAAACGGGGACACGGTACAGTGGTGCTTCTATTCTTCTGTGTATTAGCATCAATATTACTCGTGGACACCTTAATTCATGATCGGTACTTAGTACGGAAAAATTCGGAGTCTACGGCAACAGGATTAATTCCTGCTCGGAAGAACATTGTGTACCCGaataccttcaacttggccaacgacagacaagatcttttgaACCACTATAACATATATTTCAACGAACTGAACGCACAGGCAAACTCTGACGCGTTTAACATCTTCCGCTATGACGGTCTGACCTCATGGTTGCATCCACAACTTATAGGGGGTCAATACCACCCTCACAACTTGCAAGTATATGAATATCAGGAAATAAATGACTGTGCAAAGAGACGTAACGACATTTCGGTTGAAATCAGTAACTACATCCAGTTGGATCCagagttggtggagatggtgAAGGTGATGCAACGACAATTAAAGACCGAAAAAGCCTTTGAAGAGTTAAAGCCGTTTTTCAAAGACGACCTTCGAACCCAGTTAAAAACAGGTAGTTTGACATCACACTGGTATAAGTTCGCTGGTAGTTCGGTATGGCTCGAGAAGTTGGGAGTCCATATGGTGATTTCGAGAGTTATATACTCGATTACTGGAAGCAAGCGGAAGCCAATTATGAGTTTAGCCTATGTTCAGATTTATGACCAATACTGGACCGAGTTGAAAGACGTCGAGTTGGTGTTGCCCATTCAGAATGAGCTATCCGAGACGGAATACAGTGCCGTCAAGTTCCCTAAGTTTTTACCTATTCCGTTCTATAATGATCCAAAGTACCAGAAAAAGGTTTACTACGGGCCGGAAGACACAAGActttttttggtgaaaaacGATCAGGgcgaagaagaacccatGATTATCTTCAATTCATACCATCGTAAggtcatcaagaatgatGGAGTTTCCGAGAAGGAAATGACGGTATCTTTTGGATTTTATAGGTCGATGTTTCTCTCGTGGCCTTTCCGAATGCAACGAGGAAAAATCAACGTTGATGGAGTTTCAAACAAAAAATCCGATAGTATCCTTTATAACAAGGTGGTAGAGTTGAGAAGGGAAGATGTACCTAGGTTGAAGATCCAGAAGAACTGGACTCCTATGATAAGCTTTGAGGATAGAGACGAGTACGGCCATGACAGGTATATGTACTTTGTGTACCGATGGTCCAAGCTTGAGATTCTCAAGTGTAACTTGGATAACTTCATAGAAGGGACTTCTACTTGTGTCTACGACTATCAACGGAAGCTTGATCTGTCTGGAGATGAGGTTGGCCCTTTGAGAGGAGGTACGGAAATGTTGAATATTCGAGATATTCTTCATGAGGTTCCAGATGCTTTGCAAGGCAGGGAAATGTGGGTGGGATTTCCGAGGGCCCATATAAAGGACTGTGGGTGTGGTAAGGACATGTATAGACCAAACTTGGCcgtcatcaccaaagaatCTGACAAACTGTACAAATTAACTCAGTTATCGTCATACACTTCTTTGGATATAGAAGTGTCTGGGTGGACCAACCCCAAAATATTGTGTGCTTCAAGAGATCCTAACGCGTTAATTTCCAATGGGATTTCGGGCTGGACCTATCACAATGATGTTGACTATCTTACCCTTTCCTTATCGGTGGCAGATGAGACTAATCACCTCATtcacatcaagaacttgttgaatacCCTTTTGTATTCAACATCCATGATGAAGAGAGAAGCACGAGATGGCTTTGACGATTCGATAATTGACTGTGCCATTTCAGAGTCTTCCAAATTCTGTAAATCATATGGTgaggagatgaagaaattagATAAAACCCCtccaccagaaccagacTATTAAATATAGATAATGTATTTTGTACGATCGTCTTAATTTCGCAGCCTTTGTCTCAT encodes:
- the GRP2 gene encoding Glycine-rich RNA-binding protein 2, mitochondrial (COG:V; EggNog:ENOG503NVWR); translation: MTTSVFVSGATGFIAQHVVQQLIQKGYKVVGTVRSTEKGDRLKANLKSDNFEYEIVKDIAEEHAFDEALKKHPEVTVFLHTASPFHFNVTDVQKDLLDPAVKGTTNALSSIKKYGPQIKKVVVTSSYAAVAPPIGVLGPEFTVDETSWNPTTLEEALSSPGLGYRGSKTFAERAAWAFLDTEKPTFTLNTVNPSFVFGPQVFDSEVSATLNTSSEVLNSFTRLSPTDDVPVVKGGYVDVRDVARAHLHAFESDVTGFRYLLSTGPFVGQDIIDVIRDNIPQLKDQVPKGVPGSGAEEIKKLNGVDNSKTAAKIGPFIDLKKTVVDSIEQILAVNSK
- the BMT4 gene encoding mannosyltransferase protein (COG:S; CAZy:GT91; EggNog:ENOG503NY53), which translates into the protein MLNKLLYSKRGHGTVVLLFFCVLASILLVDTLIHDRYLVRKNSESTATGLIPARKNIVYPNTFNLANDRQDLLNHYNIYFNESNAQANSDAFNIFRYDGSTSWLHPQLIGGQYHPHNLQVYEYQEINDCAKRRNDISVEISNYIQLDPELVEMVKVMQRQLKTEKAFEELKPFFKDDLRTQLKTGSLTSHWYKFAGSSVWLEKLGVHMVISRVIYSITGSKRKPIMSLAYVQIYDQYWTELKDVELVLPIQNELSETEYSAVKFPKFLPIPFYNDPKYQKKVYYGPEDTRLFLVKNDQGEEEPMIIFNSYHRKVIKNDGVSEKEMTVSFGFYRSMFLSWPFRMQRGKINVDGVSNKKSDSILYNKVVELRREDVPRLKIQKNWTPMISFEDRDEYGHDRYMYFVYRWSKLEILKCNLDNFIEGTSTCVYDYQRKLDSSGDEVGPLRGGTEMLNIRDILHEVPDALQGREMWVGFPRAHIKDCGCGKDMYRPNLAVITKESDKSYKLTQLSSYTSLDIEVSGWTNPKILCASRDPNALISNGISGWTYHNDVDYLTLSLSVADETNHLIHIKNLLNTLLYSTSMMKREARDGFDDSIIDCAISESSKFCKSYGEEMKKLDKTPPPEPDY